A window of Gossypium hirsutum isolate 1008001.06 chromosome D13, Gossypium_hirsutum_v2.1, whole genome shotgun sequence genomic DNA:
AACTTGGGTTCATGTTTCAAGGTTCtagtaaaaaaaactcaaaattatgtgtcaatgatatggaaaaaattattaaaatgtcattaaataattagaaagggAGCAGAATAATGTGGTGGAAAGAgtccaaaaaataatttctcatatatatactaGTCTTTTAGATtgacttttttatataaaaaaattaaaacatcctCGTAATAATATTTATCactttttaaaaaacaataattttacatttttttaaatttaattggtaATGATATAGATAGTACAATTTTGCAAATTACTTTTCATGGAATCATTTAAATCAACTTGTGAGATTTGGGTTTCCAACCATAGAATTATACCATCTCCATTTGTGTGAATTTAAAAGTTTCTTGAGGTATATATATTATTCCTTGATTTAATGAAAAACAAAGAGAATAATCTCTTTTgacttttaatgaaaaaaaaattatttaatttttcctttATGAATGCCTATAATAATCAGTCCAAAGCAAAATAAGCAACAAGTggctaaaaattaaaatttgcaaGAGCCACCAAGGACTTGAGATATTATATTCTAAAACATGAAGAGAAGAGTTGTTAAATGGCTGCTCTTCTTCTTCGTCGTCGTCGTCATTTGTTCTGACAATTCTCTCGTACACTCCTCAAGTGAAGCTGTGCCGTTCATCTCATCATCAAAAGTTTCAGGTCATCATTATGTCAACCCATTGATGGAGGAAAAACAACTCAACAAAAGTACGTTATCCATATCTCACATTCATATATTTGAGTCAACCCTATCGAGCTAATCCGACGAGGCATTATTGCTTTGCACATCTTGTCTTAGGTTTGAGCTCTTGAAAAAGTTGGATGACAAAATttcaactcgatttgaaaataGTATCGACCCATTAAGGGTTTGGTTGACTCCAAATAAATGATATTCCAgtcataataatataaaatagtaTTGATTATGATTGTTTTTTAAATGCAGATGTATTTAAAAGGCATGGAAGAATGTTGAAGACATTACATAATGAAGAAATTAACACAAGGGAGAATGCAGGTGAAGAAAACAGAAAAGGGAAGGGAACCTACGGCGGCGGGGACCTTCTTCGGCCTCGTGCCAGAAAGAGTGGAGCCAACTCTTTACTTCTCAAATCCTCACCACTTATGCTAATTGGCTTCCACCTCGCCACTATCTTCTTCTTTTGATTCCAGCTTTGGTTTTTATTGAAGTATAATGCTTCCAAGCATTGGGTTTGTATCTTGCTTATGTTCAAGTTATTCATATATATTGGTCAATgaggaaaaatataatattaatatattactGGTGGTGtttaaagtgtatatatatatatatctgttatATACATTCCTACCGGAACTGACCAGGCTCCACCTCACCCTATTGGAGACCTCATCATCTCACCATGACTTACTACTTAGCTATAAGTTAAGATCCTTCCTGACTTGACTTCATGCGCTACACGTGAAGTCTATTGGCTCACGATCATGAAACTTGAGTCCTAGTCAGTTGACATTGATATTGTCAATATAAGAGAATATGGATTTGAGTGCGTTGAAacatattatcctcttatttaaaaattaataaatgattattgatagttctaggcattgtataaaaaaaggtTTAGGTATATACTAATATATGTGTTTATAACTCCTACTCGTCAGAGACTCTCTGCAATATTAGTGTGAACCTCAATCCTCTTTTTAACCTTACCCTCGCCTCTCCCTCATTCTCTCTTCTTCCTGCACATCAATAATATCTATATCATGTTCAAAATGTCAGCTACAAATTGAAACCTCATAAGTCATAACTATAGTTTAGTTTGAATCAACAATAAATGATTTCACTGATATCTCTGTTTTTATCTCATCCCGAGGCTTAAACTCAAAATCGAAGGAAAAACAGTCACATGTTGCTATTATACATCATTTCACACACACACATGATTAAAGCAAAACCAGCAAAAGTGaagttaaattaaaaacaagCACTTTTAAAATCCAACAAAGAACAAAAAAGAGAGAGATAATTGAAGAAGGGTTGTTGGGGTGATAGCTAAGCATTGGAATAATAAAGTGGACGCCGGTACTCGTCGAAGTACTCATCCCGATCCACATAAACAATGGCGTAAAGAGCATAGATTATCCCTGGTATATATCCCAGTATCGTTAACACTAGACAAATGCAGAGCTCTGCCTGCAAACCCCcaccaaaaaaacaaaacaacatcAAAACCCAGATTTTATTTTGAATCCAACAAATATAGTTTAATGACTTACAGTGCAACAACCGTGCCTTAAGCAAACTCCTAAAGGAGGGAGCAAAATGGCGATCAACAGTTCGCAGCAAATTTCGCAACGTGAAGGCATGTCTGGTGGGTGTTTTCAAGATTaaactaaagtgattaaattaaacaaatcacaGAAAACAAAGAACCTTTTTGCTCCCAAGAGTTTTTTTGAGATTGGATGTCAGTTTATGGAGATGAAAACAAATAATAACAGATCGGTCTTTTTCGTGGAAAATTTCGCGGGGAAAAAAATAATGATACTAATAATAATCTTCAATCACAGGCATTCTGGATCGTCCATTTTTCGTGATTATAGTGTAATGAATGGTGATGATTACGTTGCCAGTTCTTGTTGACCTACATTTGGGCTGGATCCGTACGTACAAATGAATGCTGCTGCCAAGGAAACATAGGGATGTGCAGGCTGCAATGGAAGAAGCCCATTAATCGATGACCGAATAAaagactatatatatatatattttaattaagatattttattatgtatttttttaaagtataacAATACAGTACAATTACAAGTACAAGTTTGAGTAACCACGTTATTACCGCACAAACGGGCTAAAGCCAACAAACTAGAACTAATTggactaagggtgagtttggatggtaGGTGTGTGTTTACATgcggttagtataaaaatagtggtggcggtgagattagatactatagcgatactgtagcgtgagacaagaagtaagctaaacgcactacACCCTACCGCCCATCCAAACCATGTAACAATTTTTTAAGGCTGATTGTGAGGTAAAAAAGTACAGTAAGTATTAATcacatatataaaaacacatataCTAAAAGAATATAGATTAGGTTGtgctattagtccctgtactttacaaaaattatggatTTGGTCTTTATACTTTAACTTCattaattttagtccttataatTTTCGAATTGATgaattttagtccctttacttttcaaaatttgaaattttagtcctaactCAAACAGTAACAATTAAGCcattttggttaaattcaattactagtcttgtACCATGCGTATAGTTGTAGATTTAATCCatattctccaattggatcattctaagtctctatgcttttcgaattttgaaatttcagtcttgACACAAATGGTAGTCGTTAATCCACTAAatggatttttagtgagtaatatgtgataatatgtttacCATATCATATTTTAGAAACAacaaaacttaatgaatttaataattatcaatTGGTGAtgactaaacttttaaaaattgaaagtacagggactaaacaTGACCAAATCAAAGggattaaatctacaacttttgtaaaatacagggactaaaagcagaatttaacaaaaaattctagCTAAGGCACTCTCTAGCTCCTTAATAGCATAATCCATATGTGGTTGTCTTCAGTTGGTGTCAATGGAGTTTGAAAATCAACAAATGTTGCCTGGCTAACGTTACATGTTATTTTGCAGGTAGCTTTACCGGCATCTGCAGCACAATGTTAGTGCTATGATGGCTGCATGTTGACAACACATGCACGTAGGTGCATGGTTTGATATTGGTAACTGGATTTAGTTTTAATGTTTGATTTAGTATTTAAGGGTTTATATATTCGAAGTAATCGTATTTTGGTACAATACCAATAATGAAAATTCCTTCTCCAGTAATTAAATTCTAGCACCTTTCATCATTCCAAATACCCTCAAAATTATATAAGGGAAACATATCACCTCTCATTCATAAATGTGAACATTATTTTTTACAGGTATCTCTTAATTAGCTACCCAGTAATGATTAAAAACATATTCGAATTTATTTTGTATACAGTGAACTAAGCATAATCTTTACAAAGAATCAGAAATTTCAGAATTAGATTCCACTTATCTAAGATCGACTCAAAATAAATTCCTTTTCTCCTTTAATCTTATTTTCTTTATAATGTAATTAAGATTGTGTTGTGTTATTCTATTAAAAGCATTGATTAATTCATGATTTGGCCATTCATACGGTAAAAATAGGTCAGCTATTAGTCCATGTACTATgcataagttgtggatttagtccctatattttaatttgattagatTTAATTATACTTTTTGATATGGTCAATTTTAGCCGCATTGCTTTTCGAAAATTAAACTTTCAATCCTGATTCAAATGGTAGTAGTCAAATCTGGTTGGTTAAATtgtattattaattttgtataaTGTGTAAAATTGTAGATTTAATCAATATTCTCCAATTGTATCATtcctagtccctatacttttttaattccaaaatttcaattttgacttTTGACTCAAATGACAATAGTTAAATCAATTAATTGGcttttttgtgagtaatatgcAGAAATAATAAATTGCACCATattacaaatgtaataatatgttTTCACTGCCAAATTTTGGAAATAGACAAAATtgacttaatgaatttaacaactatTATTTGATGAGGAGTgcaattttaaaattcgaaaagtatagtAACTAAAAATAccaaagtaaagggactaatttcacatttcacgCATGATACAGGGACTAGTTGCAGAATTTAACCATAAAAATAAGGTGAACTAAAGGCTAAAGGGGACCATTTGGACATTTCCCAATTTGACTCCCTTTCTCTCTTCGTCCTTTTTCGGTAAATATTATCTTCGTGTCTGTCTTTCATGTTTTTTCTCCCACATTCTTCTTCTTCAGTCGCGCTTAAGTGTAAATCTGTTTTGTTTTTACATTATTAGGcagcttttaattcatttttgaaGTAAATTTGAAGGATTTCTCTGTAAGTTTTCTTCCtcatcttaattaattttattttagatagttttataattatgtactgaatttttttaacttttttatgagTTCTTAAATTTGCTttatagtttgaaaattttatgatctttttcttcttttttctttgtaatttattcaattttttgttgGTATGATTTATACGAGTTGAAGTTTTAGCTAAGAGTTTCGAATCTAGAAGTCAACTCTGCCTTCTAATTTGTCGTTCGTTACTTTGAGTGAACTTTCCGTTCGATTAAGCGGTTAATTAAGGATAGTAAATTTGATTCTTTAATAGATTGAAAGCTTGGTTAATACTTGAAAAGGACAAGCTATTTTTTGCAGCCATTTGTTGGGATCCAGTAGTATAGGTAGAGAATTTGCTCGATTTCTAGCAATTTAACTTgctaaaaatagaataattaggaaaggTGGAGATTTCTAGTGAAATTATGGTTTTTATTTGATCAGTAGATAAAGAGATGAAATTTGCGACTTTTGGTAACTGTAGAAGAGGTGTGTGTAGGTTTCAATTAGGTTTAGCTTAATCGATTTCTAGCAAAATAACTTGGTAAAGATAGAAGGATTAGGAAAGGTAgagatttttattgaaattatggttgtTACTTGATCGGTAGATAAAGAGATGAAATTTTCAGCTTTTGGTAATTATGCGTATCGGTTAAAATTATGTTTAGCTTCTAAATAGAGATTGTAGAGGCATATGGCTAGTTGAAATTTTGAAGGAGGGTGATAATTTGTGATTTTGAGATATGTGGACTAGTTCAGTTCTTCAACAAGTGTATAACACTAAACATCTGAGTGATGTTTAAATTTAGGGTCTTCTGGAGCATTTGTTGAGTCtgagtttaaatttaattcaCCAAATTATTTCAACTGGAACTGAACTCCACTTGAAAGGATTGAATGATGGGAATTTGTTTCTCCAATTATAGCGTTGAAATCTCTTAGAAACTAGACATAAATTATATGCAGTTATGTTACTTCTTGCGATCATAAATTTGATTGGTCTTACGGGAAAATAGGTTTGTGCTTCCTCCTTATTGTGTTCAAACATTTGGAATTTTCTTTGCTTTGCTATCTTCTGGAATTGTAGCTGCTTAACTGCTGGATCATGAATGATAGCATAAGAAACTTCTCTAATTGCTTGGCACTCGATTGAATCGTTGTTGCTGGATTGCAGGATGTATTTATGCACTCTATTGTAAAAAATGTTTGATTGTGGTCATAAAGCTCAGTATATGAGTGGACAAAGGGAGAATTTTGTCAGGTACCAAAAGCATTATTCTGAATGTTCTTTTCCCTCTCTATCTCTCGTGGTTAGAGTTTAAGGCTGATAGCTACTGCTGTTGGGTAAATTATTTTAGGTGAAGACATATCATCTTTaagtttttctttctattttctccAGGTTGGATGACTTGGACTCTAGATCATCATCACCCTCTGCTGCAGGATTGAAAAATTGTGGGTTTAACATTGAGGGATTAGGTCGTTCTGGCCATGCAAACAATACAACGTCTAGATCTTTCAAGAGAGGGATCAGAAAGGGATCTGAAGGACTTAAGTCAATTGGTCGCTCACTTGGATTTGGGGTTTCTCGAGTTGTGTTTCCTGAGGATCTTAAAGTAtcagaaaagaaaatatttgatcCGCAGGATAAATTCCTCTTGCTATGCAACAAATTATTTTTCATATCGTGTATTCTGGCTGTATCAGTGGaccctctatttttttttcttcctgtTATTAATGATCCAGAAAAGTGTCTTACTATTGATAAAAGTTTAGCAGTCACTGCAACCACTCTGCGGACGATTATAGATGCTTTTTATCTTATCCGCATGGCTCTTCAGTTCCGTACTGCTTACATTGCACCGTCTTCTCGAGTTTTTGGACGAGGTGAACTTGTGATTGATCCTGCACGAATAGCCAAGCGATACATGCTGCAATATTTCTTCCTTGATTTTCTTGCTGTGCTTCCATTACCACAGGTCTTAACAGTTGTTTCCTTCAGTATTCAATAGCAGAATGCTGCATATTATCATTTGTTCTAATGCATCTAGCTCTCTGTTTCTTGCATTATATCTttctttattgatttttttccttCTCATGTATCCATGTTTGGTGAGCCACAATTTTATTTGTATTCCATCTAATGTTGTAGTATTGTTCATTCTTACTTCTTGTTTTGCTTCATTATTGTCTGCTTTATGTGTATTAACTTTCTTTGTATACTTGCTTCTTTTTTGTTTCACATTGACACACTCTTTACTGCATGTATTCTGTTATTTAAAGTGTGAAACAAGGGAGCAACTGATGGTTTGTGTTGCAAATATGGACTATGTTAAAGTAATTTTTTCATTGCATTTTTTTCTGTCATCCTTGGCTACTGTTAATTCACATAGGTAATGCCTTGAACGCAAGTAAGGCCaatttaaatattctcaattccTAATACAGAATGAATATAACATCCATAGGATTTTTTAAGTGAAAATCTGGTTGAATATTGTTTTCCTTCAAGTGCTTAATATGCTGATTAGGGATGTCCAAGTTAAGATTATATGTGCATTGTCATATTAAGGAGTAGTAGTTAAATCTACCTGGGAATAATGTTGATGAGCTATCATTGCTGCATGACATCCTAGTTGCAACGTGGCTGAtcaaatgcacctgctgttttctcATTATTTTGTTCATAAATGCAGATTGTTGTTTGGCGATTTCTTCATGGTTCCAATGGTTCAGATGTGCTAGCAACAAAACAGGCCTTGTTTTTCATCGTCTTGTTTCAGTATATCCCTCGATTTCTTAGAGTTATACCCTTAACATCAGAAATGAAAAGGACAACAGGTGTCTTTGCTGAAACTGCTTGGGCTGGAGCTgcatattatttgttattatatatgcTTTGTAGTCATGTAAGTCCCTATCAATATGCATCTTTATTGCACTAATAAAACCTATTGTTATTTGTTCTCCACTTCTTTGATTTAGGCCATCTTTTGATCTCTAGGTCACAATTTTCGCTCTAATCTGTTCTTTAACAAACTTGATTACTTGTGTAATTATATTTTgatctgtgtttttttttttttggatgaatGATTCAGATAGTAGGGGCATTCTGGTACTGGGTAGCCGTAGAACGAAATGATACTTGCTGGCAGAAGGCTTGTAAGGATATTGGTAGGGATAAATGCAATACAAATTTCTTATACTGCGGGAATCAGCATATGGAAGGTTATGGAGTATGGAATAATACCAAAGACACTGTTCTTAAAGAAAAGTGCCCAGCTGATGACAATATTGATAATCCTCCATTTGATTTCGGAATCTTCACACATGCTTTGTCATCTGGTATTGTTTCATCAACAAAGTTCTTTTCCAAATACTGCTACTGTTTATGGTGGGGTCTACAGAATTTGAGGTGGGAAATCATGTTCCTTCTAACTGCTGattaatataataagaaaataagaaaataaaatgtgGATTCTGTTATATGATATTCTGCACTGTATATTAGATTATTATGTAGCAAGAAGTTGCTTTCATATCAGACATTGATAATCATCATTTATCATGATTGTTTGAAAGAGAACTTGCAAGACACTACTTGTGTGGAAAGTTTTCTTGTCTTCTTGGCAGTGCATGCGAAATAGATACACTCTAGGTTGTGTTCTGCTTTCTGTTATTTGTGATCTATTTACAGGGACTTGGATGTTTAATGCAGCATCTATTACACATTCATCTCCTACTGATTGAACCCTAAGAACTCAGCCACGTGTACCCACATACTCATGGATTATGAGTTATTGTTGCCATTTCAGAACATTAGTCTTATATTTGTACCATCTTTGCTACTCTTTTTGAAGTCTTACCTTCCTATCTTCATCAATCCTTTGGCCTTTAGTTGCTAGACtatataataaagaaataaataaaaggccTCTCCCCTTATGCTTTAATGCTTCCTAACTTGATTTTTGGTTATTTGCCCTTGGTACCTACTGTTTTGACTTATCCTTTATATGGCACGGTTAATTTCTTGTTATTATATGCTCTCTATGCTTGTGTTTAACTTATATTCAGCTGATTCCTAAGATTCTTCTGCGTATTTCCTTCAATATATTTGCAGTACCCTTGGCCAGGGACTTGAAACTAGCACCTACCCTGGTGAGGTCATATTCTCCATCGCACTTGCCATTTTTGGACTCATTCTCTTTGCGCTTCTGATTGGAAACATGCAGGTAGATTTTTGAATATTATCTCAAGCTTTATTTAGCCAGTTAGTTAGTTGAGACTTGAGACTGTAGAAAGCAAAATTGATTTGAGAATGTTCTGGCATTGTTGTTGTTTTCAATGTTGTAAACAGACCTATCTTCAATCTCTCACCATTCGGCTAGAAGAAATGAGGATTAAAAGGCGTGATTCAGAACAATGGATGCATCATCGTATGCTTCCCCAGGACTTGAGGGAACGGGTGAGGCGTTATGACCAATACAAGTGGTTGGAAACACGTGGTGTTGATGAAGAGAACTTGGTCCAGAGCCTCCCAAAGGATCTGAGGAGAGATATTAAGAGGCACCTCTGTCTGGCTTTGGTTAGAAGGGTAAGTTCTTTTCTTTGTGTTTTGGTGTCTTCTTTAGTAGCAGTAGTGAGAACTGAGTAGtacaagtttttttatttttcgtgcAATGGATTACCTTTCACTTGTCTTTCTGTGTCCATGTTCTGAAGCCTATGGAATACAACTTTTCCCCATAACATAAATCTCGTGTTTGCATTATATATGAAAGTGATCAGTAGCATGTTGTACTATCTTCGTTTAGTGGATGATCTGGTGTGTCTCTAGAAGTTGTTTTTGCTATATTTCATGATTTCAATTCAGTTCCGTATTTACGCATAGGCTTAATAAATTTTCCTTCAATTCCATTTCCTTTTCCTCCTGTTTTTTTGTATGATCCTTCCATTGTGGTCTTTTCTCGACTGGCATCCGATATTGTATTGCTTTGGCACCATCGTATGCGCTAACGGCTTTCATTTTTCTAGGTTCCTCTGTTTGAGAGTATGGATGAGAGATTGCTTGATGCCATTTGTGAACGGCTGAAACCATGCCTGTTTACTGAGAGCACCTACATAGTCCGAGAGGGGGATCCTGTTGATGAGATGCTATTCATTATTCGTGGCCGTCTTGAGAGTGTAACAACAGATGGTGGAAGGAGTGGGTTTTTCAACCGCAGTTTGCTGAAAGAAGGAGATTTCTGTGGAGAGGAACTTCTAACTTGGGCATTGGATCCCAAAACCGGTGCTAGCCTTCCAACATCTACTCGGACAGTGAAGGCTTTAACTGAGGTCGAAGCTTTTGCCCTCATAGCTGAGGAATTAAAATTTGTTGCCGGTCAATTCAGGCGTCTTCACAGTAGACAGGTACAACATACATTCCGTTTTCATTCACAGCAGTGGAGAACCTGGGCAGCTTGCTTTATCCAAGCTGCTTGGCGGCGTTATTCCAAGAGGAAGATCATGGAGGAGCTTCGTcgtaaggaagaagaagaggaagcagCAGCAGCAGGATCAGATGGAACCCGCAATAACAGCGGTGGAGGTTCATACAGCATCGGTGCTACTTTCTTAGCTTCCAAGTTTGCTGCAAACGCACTTCGTGGCATTCATCGGAACCGGAACGCTAAGAGCGCAAAGGAGTTGGTGAAACTACAAAAGCCTCCGGAACCTGATTTTACTGCTGAAGACGGAGATTGATATGTAATCCatgatgttatttttatatttgttgttACGTTTGATTAGAAGATCTGAAACCAATATACCCAATACATAGACATTCCAGTTTGGAAATACAGTTGTAAGTAAAGGCTTGCTTTAAATTTTAAAGACTGTAAGTTGCTTCATTAATTCTTATGCCTATGGGTTTACATATAGTTCCCATTTACCTAtgagatattatttatttattttaaaaagaatgaaaacgatCGATCCATGTTAGTATCATCAATCACGATAGTacttaacagtaaaaatagataaaaattttaatttttaataaaatgatcaatttactctttgattttttatacaaaattttatttatttatttttcagtaGTAATTGAACTCCTGCTACAATGTATATAAATTGATCATCTTCTTTATTGGAAGATTATGAAAATTCTTTATTGACAGAATTGCAGGATGACACATGACTATCAACTCTGAATACAACAATTCCTTAATTTCtagacaaaaagaaaaatgacTTCTAAAAAAGAGATTGCTTCATAATCTCTTTAGTCCAAAACCAGTAATGGAATCAGTTAACAACTAAAAATTAATCAAAGAACTACCATGgagaaatctaaaaaaaaattaaaccatttcaatgatcaaaatattcaaaacttAATTGGTGAAGTCCACTAGCAAAAGAATGTCCTGCATTTCTGATTCAGTTTTGGGGTTTGATTTTTGAGCATCCTCATGATGAATTAAACCCGCAAATTTCATTCGAGTCGCACGAAAAACGGATTCAATCGATCTTCACCGATGAGTATATGAGCCTAGTGAACCAGAAGCAAGCATAGAAACCGATTGTACCGGTGAGTACGAAGAACGCGTACGACACAATCAACATGTAGCCAAAGTACAACATTCCGGATACCAGTTTCGTGATCTCGAGCTTTGTGAAGAAGTAGAAGGCAGCATAGAGGAATAAGTAAAGTGCCGAAGAACCGGAAGTCAAGTATGATCTCCACCACCATTGGTAATCCTCACTACATAACTGGAAGTAGCATAGAACAACTGTGATCTCGGCACAAGTGACAACAAGAATGATGAAGACA
This region includes:
- the LOC107888421 gene encoding UPF0057 membrane protein At4g30660, which produces MPSRCEICCELLIAILLPPLGVCLRHGCCTAELCICLVLTILGYIPGIIYALYAIVYVDRDEYFDEYRRPLYYSNA
- the LOC107888420 gene encoding probable cyclic nucleotide-gated ion channel 5, which translates into the protein MFDCGHKAQYMSGQRENFVRLDDLDSRSSSPSAAGLKNCGFNIEGLGRSGHANNTTSRSFKRGIRKGSEGLKSIGRSLGFGVSRVVFPEDLKVSEKKIFDPQDKFLLLCNKLFFISCILAVSVDPLFFFLPVINDPEKCLTIDKSLAVTATTLRTIIDAFYLIRMALQFRTAYIAPSSRVFGRGELVIDPARIAKRYMLQYFFLDFLAVLPLPQIVVWRFLHGSNGSDVLATKQALFFIVLFQYIPRFLRVIPLTSEMKRTTGVFAETAWAGAAYYLLLYMLCSHIVGAFWYWVAVERNDTCWQKACKDIGRDKCNTNFLYCGNQHMEGYGVWNNTKDTVLKEKCPADDNIDNPPFDFGIFTHALSSGIVSSTKFFSKYCYCLWWGLQNLSTLGQGLETSTYPGEVIFSIALAIFGLILFALLIGNMQTYLQSLTIRLEEMRIKRRDSEQWMHHRMLPQDLRERVRRYDQYKWLETRGVDEENLVQSLPKDLRRDIKRHLCLALVRRVPLFESMDERLLDAICERLKPCLFTESTYIVREGDPVDEMLFIIRGRLESVTTDGGRSGFFNRSLLKEGDFCGEELLTWALDPKTGASLPTSTRTVKALTEVEAFALIAEELKFVAGQFRRLHSRQVQHTFRFHSQQWRTWAACFIQAAWRRYSKRKIMEELRRKEEEEEAAAAGSDGTRNNSGGGSYSIGATFLASKFAANALRGIHRNRNAKSAKELVKLQKPPEPDFTAEDGD
- the LOC107890172 gene encoding uncharacterized protein, producing the protein MKRRVVKWLLFFFVVVVICSDNSLVHSSSEAVPFISSSKVSGHHYVNPLMEEKQLNKNVFKRHGRMLKTLHNEEINTRENAGEENRKGKGTYGGGDLLRPRARKSGANSLLLKSSPLMLIGFHLATIFFF